One part of the Sporosarcina ureae genome encodes these proteins:
- the cysE gene encoding serine O-acetyltransferase, protein MFKRMKEDIRCIFDQDPAARSTIEVVLTYSGLHAIWMHRIAHAFYKRNLRFLARVVSQVSRFFTGIEIHPGAVIGRRLFIDHGMGVVIGETCEIGDDVTLYQGVTLGGTGKEGGKRHPTLHDNVLVASGAKVLGSITVGENSKVGAGSVILKEVPPNSTVVGIPGKIVISNGVRVKSKLDHSTQDPIEDEIKRLEKQIQELKLRTEQLETVNEEKGDLHERSTL, encoded by the coding sequence TTGTTCAAACGTATGAAAGAGGATATTCGCTGTATTTTCGATCAAGACCCAGCGGCCCGCAGTACAATTGAAGTAGTTTTAACATATTCGGGGTTGCATGCCATTTGGATGCACCGTATTGCACATGCATTTTACAAGCGTAATCTTCGGTTTTTGGCTCGTGTAGTTTCACAAGTCAGTAGATTTTTCACGGGTATCGAGATCCATCCAGGAGCAGTGATCGGTAGACGTCTATTCATTGACCATGGGATGGGTGTAGTCATAGGGGAAACATGTGAGATTGGTGATGACGTGACGCTGTATCAAGGGGTTACATTGGGTGGAACGGGAAAAGAAGGCGGAAAGCGACATCCGACACTTCATGACAACGTGCTGGTCGCGTCGGGCGCTAAAGTCCTGGGCTCCATAACGGTTGGTGAGAACAGTAAAGTAGGAGCGGGTTCGGTTATCTTAAAAGAAGTGCCGCCCAATTCCACGGTGGTTGGGATACCTGGAAAAATCGTTATCTCAAATGGAGTACGTGTAAAAAGTAAGCTGGATCATTCTACACAAGACCCGATTGAGGATGAAATCAAACGATTAGAAAAGCAAATTCAAGAGTTGAAACTGCGTACTGAGCAGCTGGAAACTGTGAATGAAGAAAAGGGAGATTTACATGAGCGTTCAACTTTATAA
- the gltX gene encoding glutamate--tRNA ligase, with product MTQEVRVRYAPSPTGQLHIGGARTALFNYLFARHYDGKFIVRIEDTDTARNIESGELSQLENLTWLGIHHDESIDIGGEYGPYRQMERLDLYKKYADEMLENGHAYKCFCTPEELEAKRDAQIEAGIAAPMYDGTCRHLTAEQVAENEEAGKSYNIRMRVPADVTYTIDDLVRGEVTFESKDIGDWVMVKTNGIPTYNFAVVVDDHLMKISHVFRGEEHLTNTPKQLMVFDVFGWDHPRFGHMTLIVNEERKKLSKRDESIIQFITQYKDLGYLPEAMFNFFALLGWSPVGEEEIFSHDELVEQFDESRLSKSPSMFDTDKLTWMNNQYIKKLSLEEVIELTLPHLQAAGLVSENMSAEEQVWVHDLIALYQGQLSFGAEIVELSAQFFHDTVEYDETASEILAGEQVPEVMTSLKKQLEELETFDAPSIKAAIKAVQKETGHKGKNLFMPVRVVATGETSGPELPDAIALIGKEKIIQRVGKFAK from the coding sequence ATGACACAAGAAGTACGTGTGCGTTATGCACCGAGTCCAACAGGCCAACTACATATTGGTGGAGCGCGGACCGCGTTATTTAACTATTTATTCGCTCGTCACTATGACGGGAAATTCATTGTTCGTATTGAAGACACGGATACAGCACGAAATATTGAAAGTGGTGAACTATCACAACTTGAAAACTTAACGTGGCTCGGTATCCATCATGACGAATCAATTGATATTGGCGGAGAATACGGACCGTATCGTCAAATGGAACGTCTGGATTTATATAAGAAGTATGCAGATGAAATGCTTGAAAATGGACATGCTTATAAATGTTTCTGTACTCCTGAAGAGCTAGAAGCAAAGCGTGACGCACAGATAGAAGCGGGAATCGCAGCGCCTATGTATGATGGAACTTGCCGCCATTTGACAGCGGAACAAGTTGCAGAAAATGAAGAGGCAGGAAAATCTTACAACATCCGTATGCGTGTTCCTGCAGACGTTACGTATACAATCGATGACCTTGTGCGCGGTGAAGTCACATTTGAATCAAAAGACATCGGTGACTGGGTAATGGTGAAGACGAATGGTATTCCTACGTATAACTTTGCGGTAGTAGTGGACGATCATTTGATGAAAATCTCACATGTTTTCCGTGGAGAAGAGCATTTGACGAATACACCGAAGCAACTAATGGTATTTGACGTATTCGGTTGGGACCACCCACGATTCGGTCATATGACGCTAATTGTCAACGAAGAACGAAAGAAGCTTTCAAAACGCGATGAATCCATCATTCAATTCATTACACAATATAAAGATTTAGGTTATTTGCCGGAAGCGATGTTTAATTTCTTCGCATTGCTTGGTTGGTCGCCTGTCGGAGAAGAGGAGATCTTCTCGCATGACGAACTGGTTGAGCAATTTGATGAGTCACGTTTGTCCAAATCACCATCGATGTTCGATACGGATAAGCTAACGTGGATGAATAATCAATATATTAAAAAACTCTCTTTAGAAGAAGTAATTGAATTAACATTACCTCATCTACAAGCTGCAGGATTGGTTTCAGAAAATATGTCAGCTGAAGAACAAGTTTGGGTACACGATTTAATCGCGCTATACCAAGGTCAATTGAGCTTCGGTGCTGAAATCGTTGAGCTATCTGCCCAGTTCTTCCATGACACAGTGGAATATGATGAAACAGCATCAGAAATTTTGGCAGGTGAACAAGTGCCAGAAGTAATGACGTCACTTAAGAAGCAACTTGAAGAACTAGAAACTTTCGATGCACCGTCGATTAAAGCAGCGATTAAGGCTGTGCAAAAGGAAACAGGACATAAAGGCAAAAATTTGTTCATGCCTGTGCGTGTAGTAGCAACGGGTGAGACATCAGGGCCTGAATTGCCGGACGCAATTGCGTTGATTGGGAAAGAAAAAATTATTCAACGCGTTGGAAAATTCGCAAAATAA
- the ispF gene encoding 2-C-methyl-D-erythritol 2,4-cyclodiphosphate synthase, producing MFRIGQGFDVHAFEEGRPLIIGGITIPHTKGLIGHSDADVLLHTVTDAALGAIGKVDIGTHFPDTDDAFKDADSAILLEKVWTMVKEEGYRLGNIDCTIIAQRPKMAPYIGDIRERVAELLEADLSQVNVKATTTERLGFPGREEGIAAMATILLMKNQ from the coding sequence ATGTTTCGAATCGGACAAGGTTTTGATGTACATGCATTTGAAGAAGGTAGACCACTCATTATCGGCGGTATCACGATTCCGCACACAAAAGGATTGATCGGTCACTCTGATGCGGATGTGTTATTACACACAGTAACAGACGCTGCACTTGGTGCGATTGGTAAAGTGGATATTGGCACACATTTCCCAGATACGGATGATGCGTTCAAAGACGCTGACTCTGCTATTTTATTGGAGAAAGTATGGACGATGGTAAAAGAAGAAGGCTATCGTTTAGGTAATATTGATTGTACGATTATTGCACAACGTCCGAAAATGGCGCCATATATCGGAGACATTCGTGAGCGCGTAGCAGAACTGCTTGAAGCAGATCTATCCCAAGTGAATGTGAAAGCTACAACTACGGAACGTCTGGGCTTCCCTGGACGTGAAGAAGGAATCGCAGCGATGGCAACGATTTTACTGATGAAAAACCAGTAA
- the ispD gene encoding 2-C-methyl-D-erythritol 4-phosphate cytidylyltransferase, with amino-acid sequence MKYTVMIPAAGSGKRMGAGQNKLFLKIGEHSILYHTVGVFQEDPNCEEVIMAVKPEEQAAIQKILGQRAHAKPITFVEGGGERQNSVAACIDAYQGNGVVLVHDAARPFLKSSVITELVNTANEKGAAIAAVKAKDTIKYAENGAVKETLDREKLWLVQTPQAFQYQLLKEASDSAIRDGFLGTDESMLVERMGHDVQVVESSYDNVKMTTQEDLAIGEILLARRK; translated from the coding sequence GTGAAATATACAGTGATGATTCCTGCTGCGGGAAGCGGCAAACGAATGGGTGCCGGACAAAATAAGCTCTTCCTAAAAATAGGCGAGCATTCAATTTTGTATCACACAGTGGGTGTGTTTCAAGAAGACCCTAATTGTGAAGAGGTCATTATGGCCGTGAAACCGGAGGAACAAGCCGCCATTCAAAAGATACTTGGACAGCGTGCGCATGCAAAACCTATCACATTTGTAGAAGGTGGCGGTGAGCGACAAAACAGTGTTGCGGCTTGTATTGACGCGTATCAAGGGAATGGTGTTGTTCTCGTCCATGACGCGGCAAGACCTTTCCTAAAATCATCAGTCATTACGGAGCTCGTCAACACCGCGAATGAAAAAGGTGCGGCGATCGCGGCAGTCAAAGCAAAAGATACGATTAAGTACGCGGAAAACGGAGCAGTGAAAGAAACGTTAGACCGTGAAAAATTGTGGCTTGTACAAACACCGCAGGCATTCCAATATCAATTGTTGAAGGAAGCATCCGACTCGGCTATTCGAGATGGCTTTCTTGGTACTGATGAATCCATGCTAGTGGAACGGATGGGTCACGACGTGCAAGTGGTAGAAAGTTCATATGATAATGTAAAGATGACAACCCAAGAAGATCTCGCGATAGGCGAAATCTTACTGGCAAGAAGAAAGTAG
- a CDS encoding PIN/TRAM domain-containing protein: MLKRVVQVSFLLIGGTLGVLFLPYLFAMFEFTSRPIIENPYVEAIIGAIILFLLSLFLTEPIVNFIKWIEERLLKAPIMDLLFGTIGLVVGLIVAFLFSFGLSAIGFPVVSSVVPVLLSILLGYLGFQVGFKKWEEFINAFSNLRMTTAKKKESAEPVVTPPQKDVYKLLDTSVIIDGRIADIVATGFLQGILVVPQFVLTELQHIADSSDTLKRTKGRRGLDILKRLQNDDGPQVLITDEDIPNVAEVDLKLVKLAKKMDGLVVTNDFNLNKVSDLHGVAVLNINDLANAVKPVVIPGEEMHVVVIKDGKEHNQGVAYLDDGTMIVIEDGRSHIGEAIDVVVTSVLQTSAGRMIFAKPKGR, from the coding sequence ATGTTGAAAAGAGTAGTCCAAGTTTCATTCTTATTAATCGGAGGAACTCTCGGTGTTTTATTCTTACCGTACTTATTCGCAATGTTTGAGTTTACATCACGCCCCATCATTGAAAACCCTTATGTGGAGGCAATCATAGGAGCTATCATTCTATTTTTATTAAGCTTATTTTTAACCGAGCCGATTGTGAATTTCATCAAATGGATTGAAGAAAGACTCTTGAAAGCACCGATCATGGACTTGTTATTCGGTACAATCGGATTAGTCGTAGGATTAATCGTTGCATTTTTATTCAGTTTCGGACTAAGTGCAATTGGTTTTCCGGTAGTGTCTTCAGTTGTGCCTGTTTTATTATCTATTCTTCTAGGCTATTTAGGTTTCCAAGTAGGTTTTAAAAAGTGGGAAGAGTTCATCAATGCATTTTCTAATTTACGCATGACAACAGCGAAAAAGAAAGAATCGGCAGAACCAGTTGTCACTCCACCACAAAAAGATGTATATAAATTATTGGATACTAGTGTCATTATTGATGGACGTATTGCAGACATTGTAGCAACAGGATTTTTACAGGGGATTTTAGTCGTGCCTCAGTTTGTGTTGACTGAATTACAGCATATAGCGGATTCATCTGATACATTGAAACGAACAAAAGGTAGACGTGGCCTAGATATTCTAAAGCGTTTACAAAATGATGATGGACCCCAAGTGCTGATTACGGATGAAGATATTCCGAATGTGGCAGAAGTAGACTTAAAGCTGGTCAAACTGGCGAAGAAAATGGATGGACTGGTTGTAACGAATGATTTCAACTTAAACAAAGTATCTGATTTGCATGGTGTTGCAGTTTTGAATATCAATGATCTTGCCAATGCAGTGAAGCCTGTAGTAATTCCGGGAGAAGAAATGCATGTGGTCGTTATAAAAGATGGTAAAGAACATAATCAAGGTGTTGCATACTTGGATGACGGCACCATGATTGTAATTGAGGATGGTCGTTCTCATATAGGAGAGGCTATTGATGTAGTAGTAACAAGTGTATTGCAAACATCGGCGGGTCGAATGATTTTTGCTAAACCCAAAGGCCGATAA
- the radA gene encoding DNA repair protein RadA gives MAKRKSKFMCRSCGYESAKWMGRCPGCGEWNTMDEEVEIVQKGPRAAFQHGERVKQKALPISQVEMAEEPRVKTELEELNRVLGGGIVPGSLILIGGDPGIGKSTLLLQVSSLLANQQQRVLYISGEESIKQTKLRAERLGVKSDELYIYAETDLAMINETVDEVKPRFVIVDSIQTVHHPEVSSAPGSVSQVRECTAELMRIAKTQNIAIFLVGHVTKEGQIAGPRLLEHMVDTVLYFEGERHHTYRILRSVKNRFGSTNEIAIFEMLQAGLKEVLNPSEMFLRERSQGGAGSTIVASMEGTRPILVEIQALLTASSFNYPKRMATGLDQNRVQLLMAVLEKRAGMLLQTQDAYIKVAGGVKLDEPAIDLAVLLSIVSSFKDTAVGARDCFVGEVGLTGEVRRVSRIEQRVTEAAKLGFDRIIIPSSNLGGWDVPSGIEVVGVETVMEALGIAFR, from the coding sequence ATGGCTAAGCGTAAATCGAAGTTCATGTGCCGTTCTTGTGGATATGAGTCAGCCAAATGGATGGGGCGCTGTCCTGGTTGTGGAGAATGGAATACGATGGATGAAGAAGTAGAGATCGTACAAAAAGGACCGCGTGCTGCATTTCAGCATGGTGAAAGAGTGAAGCAGAAAGCTTTACCGATTAGTCAGGTGGAAATGGCTGAAGAGCCGCGTGTCAAAACGGAATTAGAGGAATTAAACCGCGTACTTGGAGGCGGGATTGTTCCAGGCTCGCTCATATTAATCGGTGGTGATCCGGGTATTGGGAAATCTACTTTATTACTTCAAGTCTCGTCACTGCTTGCAAATCAACAACAGCGCGTACTGTATATATCAGGAGAGGAATCGATTAAGCAAACTAAGTTACGTGCGGAACGTTTAGGTGTGAAGTCAGATGAGCTATATATTTATGCCGAAACAGATTTAGCGATGATCAATGAAACTGTAGATGAAGTGAAGCCGAGATTTGTAATTGTGGATTCGATTCAGACTGTACATCATCCTGAAGTATCATCAGCACCAGGAAGCGTATCGCAAGTGCGTGAATGTACTGCGGAATTAATGCGCATAGCAAAGACGCAAAATATTGCGATATTCCTCGTAGGTCACGTGACAAAAGAAGGGCAAATTGCAGGTCCGCGACTGCTTGAGCATATGGTAGATACGGTGCTGTATTTTGAAGGTGAACGTCACCACACATACCGTATTTTACGAAGTGTCAAAAACCGTTTCGGTTCCACTAATGAAATTGCTATTTTTGAAATGTTGCAAGCGGGTTTAAAGGAAGTCTTAAATCCTTCGGAAATGTTTTTGCGTGAGCGATCGCAAGGTGGAGCGGGCTCTACCATTGTTGCGTCTATGGAGGGTACACGACCTATACTCGTTGAAATTCAGGCATTGTTGACAGCATCCAGTTTCAATTATCCGAAGCGCATGGCAACCGGATTGGATCAAAACCGCGTGCAGTTATTGATGGCAGTATTGGAAAAACGTGCGGGAATGCTATTGCAGACACAGGATGCGTATATTAAGGTTGCAGGCGGCGTTAAACTAGATGAACCAGCCATTGATTTGGCGGTTTTACTAAGTATCGTATCGAGCTTTAAAGACACTGCCGTCGGTGCGCGAGATTGTTTTGTTGGTGAAGTAGGGTTAACAGGTGAGGTTAGAAGGGTATCTAGAATAGAACAACGTGTGACGGAAGCGGCAAAACTTGGTTTTGATCGTATTATCATTCCATCCTCTAATCTGGGTGGTTGGGATGTCCCGTCAGGAATTGAAGTGGTCGGTGTGGAGACGGTAATGGAAGCATTAGGAATTGCATTCAGATAA
- a CDS encoding ATP-dependent Clp protease ATP-binding subunit, protein MMFNRFTQRAQKVLQLAQEEAIRLKHESIGTEHILLGLIREGGGIAAKALEAINVNADTIEREVEVLVGVGSKDVGPIVHYTPRAKRVIELSVDESRKLGHSYIGTEHILLALIREGEGVAARVLNNAGVSLNKARQQVLQLLGNDESSVNNPANSASAATPTLDSLARDLTEIAREGTLDPVIGRSKEITRVIEVLARRTKNNPVLIGEPGVGKTAIAEGLAQQVVSNEVPEILRDKRVMTLDMGTVVAGTKYRGEFEDRMKKVMEEIRQAGNIILFIDELHTLIGAGGAEGAIDASNILKPSLARGELQCIGATTLDEYRKYIEKDAALERRFQPIQVDEPSVDETIQIIKGLRDRYEAHHRVKITDEAVEAAAKMSDRYISDRFLPDKAIDLIDEAGSKVRLRSYTTPPNLKELEVKLEAIRSEKNAAVQSQEFEKAASYRDKEQKMKEELETTKAAWKEKQGQTESEVTVNDIASVVAMWTGIPVDKIAETESAKLLNMEEILHQRVIGQKEAVLSISKAIRRARAGLKDPKRPIGSFIFLGPTGVGKTELGRALAEVMFGDEDAMIRIDMSEYMEKHSTSRLVGSPPGYVGYDEGGQLTEKVRRKPYSVVLLDEIEKAHPDVFNILLQVLEDGRLTDSKGRTVDFRNTVIIMTSNVGATELKKNRYVGFNIQDGESDYDDMKEKMLAELKKTFRPEFLNRVDDMIVFHSLEKEHLREIVSLMSDELSKRLTEQDIELVLTESAKDKITEEGYDPEYGARPLRRALQKHVEDRLSEELLEGKVLMGEKVIVDVEDDKFIVRTEKQTVVAAEK, encoded by the coding sequence ATGATGTTTAATCGATTTACACAACGTGCACAAAAGGTTTTACAACTGGCCCAAGAAGAGGCAATACGTTTAAAACATGAATCTATTGGTACTGAGCATATTTTACTTGGTTTGATTCGAGAAGGTGGCGGCATCGCAGCGAAAGCTCTTGAAGCAATTAATGTGAATGCAGATACTATTGAACGTGAAGTAGAAGTTTTGGTAGGTGTGGGCTCTAAAGACGTGGGTCCGATTGTTCATTATACTCCTCGTGCAAAACGAGTTATCGAGTTATCTGTAGATGAGTCACGCAAACTGGGACATTCTTATATCGGTACTGAGCATATTTTATTGGCTTTGATTCGAGAAGGAGAAGGCGTCGCTGCACGCGTTCTAAATAATGCGGGTGTTAGTTTAAATAAAGCACGTCAACAAGTACTTCAGTTACTTGGTAATGATGAGAGTTCAGTTAATAATCCAGCGAATTCTGCATCAGCAGCAACACCGACATTGGATAGCTTAGCACGTGATTTAACTGAAATTGCACGTGAAGGTACATTGGATCCGGTAATTGGTCGTAGCAAAGAAATCACACGCGTTATTGAAGTCTTAGCGCGTCGCACGAAAAACAACCCCGTGTTAATTGGGGAACCAGGCGTTGGTAAAACAGCGATTGCAGAAGGCTTGGCACAGCAAGTAGTGAGTAACGAAGTACCAGAAATCTTACGTGATAAGCGCGTTATGACGCTTGATATGGGGACAGTCGTTGCGGGTACGAAATACCGTGGTGAATTTGAAGATAGAATGAAGAAGGTAATGGAAGAAATCCGTCAAGCGGGCAATATTATCTTATTCATCGATGAATTACACACGTTGATCGGTGCAGGTGGAGCAGAAGGTGCTATTGATGCATCCAACATCTTGAAACCATCTCTTGCACGCGGTGAACTACAATGTATCGGTGCTACAACACTTGATGAATATCGTAAATATATTGAAAAGGATGCAGCACTTGAGCGTCGTTTCCAGCCGATCCAAGTTGATGAGCCTTCAGTAGATGAAACGATACAAATTATCAAAGGCTTGCGCGATCGTTATGAGGCGCATCACCGTGTAAAGATTACAGATGAAGCAGTCGAAGCGGCAGCGAAAATGTCCGACCGCTATATTTCAGACCGTTTCTTGCCAGACAAAGCGATCGACTTGATTGACGAAGCTGGATCAAAAGTGCGCTTACGCTCGTATACTACTCCTCCTAACTTGAAGGAGCTTGAAGTGAAACTTGAAGCAATTCGTTCCGAGAAGAATGCAGCTGTTCAAAGCCAAGAATTTGAAAAAGCCGCTTCTTATCGTGATAAAGAGCAGAAGATGAAGGAAGAATTAGAAACAACGAAAGCCGCTTGGAAGGAAAAACAAGGACAGACTGAATCCGAAGTGACAGTAAATGATATTGCGTCTGTTGTAGCGATGTGGACAGGAATTCCTGTTGACAAGATTGCAGAGACAGAGTCAGCTAAATTACTGAACATGGAAGAGATTTTGCATCAGCGTGTCATAGGCCAAAAAGAAGCTGTGTTATCTATTTCGAAAGCTATCCGTCGAGCACGTGCAGGATTGAAAGATCCGAAGCGTCCGATTGGTTCATTCATTTTCCTAGGACCAACTGGTGTAGGTAAAACTGAACTGGGCCGTGCGTTGGCAGAAGTGATGTTCGGCGATGAAGATGCAATGATTCGCATCGATATGTCCGAATACATGGAGAAACATTCAACTTCTCGTTTAGTCGGATCACCTCCAGGATATGTAGGATATGATGAAGGTGGTCAATTAACTGAGAAGGTTCGCCGTAAGCCGTACTCAGTTGTATTGCTAGATGAAATTGAAAAAGCGCATCCAGATGTCTTTAATATACTATTACAAGTATTGGAGGACGGACGCTTAACAGATTCTAAAGGACGTACAGTTGATTTCCGCAACACGGTAATCATCATGACTTCGAACGTTGGAGCAACTGAATTGAAGAAAAACCGCTATGTCGGCTTTAATATTCAAGATGGTGAATCCGACTACGATGACATGAAAGAAAAAATGCTTGCAGAATTGAAGAAAACATTCCGACCAGAGTTCTTGAACCGTGTGGATGACATGATTGTCTTCCATTCATTGGAGAAAGAGCACTTACGTGAAATCGTCAGCTTGATGAGTGATGAACTTTCTAAGCGTTTGACTGAACAAGACATCGAATTGGTGTTGACTGAGTCCGCTAAAGATAAAATCACGGAAGAAGGATATGATCCGGAGTACGGAGCTCGTCCATTACGTCGTGCATTGCAAAAACATGTAGAAGATCGTTTATCTGAAGAGTTACTTGAAGGTAAAGTTCTGATGGGTGAAAAAGTGATCGTTGACGTAGAAGATGACAAGTTCATCGTACGCACGGAGAAACAAACAGTAGTAGCAGCAGAAAAATAA
- a CDS encoding protein arginine kinase: MSFEKFIKQELTGWMVAEGEHADIVLSTRIRLARNLQKHLFPISASQEDANDVSEALNHAVETMEDHHFTGTTMKDLTPLERQILVEKHLVSPQLIDPKKHGSVLLSEDETISIMVNEEDHIRIQCIYPGFQIDQAYEHADQVDSELEKNLDYAFDETFGYLTSCPSNTGTGMRASVMMHLPALTITKQIERIIPAISRLGMVVRGSYGEGSEALGNIYQISNQITLGKSEEEILKDLESIAKRLIAHEKKSRELLLAKSEVHLENRLFRALGTLTHSRILPSAEAAKCLSDVRLGIDLGIFENIDMSILNELMIFMQPGFLQQYAGAELTSDERDILRAQLFRNRLGVGKSSVPEQDTDPS; the protein is encoded by the coding sequence ATGTCATTTGAAAAATTCATCAAACAGGAACTGACGGGTTGGATGGTAGCAGAAGGGGAACATGCCGACATCGTCCTATCCACAAGAATTAGACTGGCCCGCAACCTCCAAAAACACTTATTTCCAATAAGCGCGTCGCAAGAAGATGCAAATGATGTCAGTGAGGCATTGAATCATGCAGTCGAGACGATGGAGGATCACCACTTTACTGGTACTACTATGAAAGATTTAACACCACTTGAGAGACAAATTTTAGTCGAGAAGCACTTAGTCAGTCCGCAGTTAATTGATCCTAAAAAGCACGGATCTGTTCTACTGTCGGAAGATGAAACAATCAGTATTATGGTGAATGAAGAAGATCATATTCGCATTCAATGCATTTATCCAGGTTTTCAAATTGATCAGGCGTATGAACATGCTGATCAAGTAGACAGCGAGTTAGAAAAGAATTTAGACTATGCATTTGATGAGACGTTTGGCTATTTGACTAGTTGTCCATCCAACACAGGTACAGGAATGCGCGCATCGGTCATGATGCATTTACCTGCACTGACGATTACTAAACAAATTGAACGCATTATTCCAGCGATATCAAGGCTTGGAATGGTCGTAAGAGGAAGTTATGGAGAAGGCAGCGAAGCGCTCGGAAATATTTATCAGATTTCCAATCAAATCACACTAGGCAAATCAGAAGAAGAAATCCTGAAAGACTTGGAAAGTATTGCGAAACGTCTGATAGCGCATGAAAAGAAATCACGCGAACTATTATTGGCCAAATCGGAAGTTCACTTGGAGAATAGATTATTCAGAGCGCTTGGGACGCTGACACATTCACGGATTTTACCATCGGCAGAAGCGGCAAAATGTTTGTCTGACGTCCGATTGGGTATTGATTTAGGTATATTCGAAAATATCGACATGTCTATTTTGAATGAATTGATGATTTTCATGCAGCCGGGTTTCCTTCAGCAATATGCGGGTGCAGAATTAACATCAGATGAGCGTGATATCCTTCGTGCACAATTGTTCCGTAATCGGCTGGGTGTAGGGAAATCTTCTGTACCAGAGCAAGATACTGATCCATCGTGA
- a CDS encoding UvrB/UvrC motif-containing protein — protein MLCENCKERPATVVFKQETPNGITERHLCDKCAFYSQTFSFSPDQEPLSIQQFLAHWLGGSEIFPEQKTGETLPDGPKCPNCGLTFHRFLDSGKFGCATCYDAFRGQLPRVFAKLHNGHAQHRGKIPVSLNERFALKKKLEDIRTKMREAVEDERFEEAASLRDEANQLKQQLEDGGDDQHVI, from the coding sequence ATGCTTTGTGAAAACTGTAAAGAACGACCCGCTACTGTCGTGTTTAAACAAGAAACACCAAATGGTATAACAGAGCGCCATTTATGTGATAAATGTGCGTTTTATTCGCAGACATTTTCTTTCAGTCCTGATCAAGAACCTTTGTCGATTCAACAATTCTTGGCACACTGGTTAGGAGGTTCTGAAATATTTCCAGAACAGAAAACCGGTGAAACGCTTCCGGATGGTCCGAAATGTCCGAACTGTGGTTTAACCTTCCATCGTTTTCTCGACAGTGGAAAGTTTGGCTGTGCTACATGTTACGATGCATTTCGTGGACAGTTGCCAAGGGTGTTTGCAAAATTACACAACGGTCACGCGCAACACCGAGGGAAAATACCGGTTTCGCTTAATGAACGTTTTGCTTTAAAGAAAAAGCTTGAAGATATCCGTACGAAAATGCGAGAGGCCGTAGAAGATGAACGGTTTGAAGAAGCCGCATCTTTGCGGGATGAGGCGAATCAGCTGAAACAGCAACTGGAAGATGGAGGTGACGATCAACATGTCATTTGA
- a CDS encoding CtsR family transcriptional regulator codes for MRNISDIIEGYLKSIIEEEDSASIEIKRNEIAEKFQCVPSQINYVIKTRFTVERGYAVESKRGGGGYIRIYRVRTNSRKDLLEQALEVLESEASSTMAEDVIIRLIEEQVITEREAKLMLAAVGRTTLRYMLPERDALRSRILRAMLVTLIYEEIE; via the coding sequence ATGCGTAATATTTCTGACATTATAGAAGGGTATTTGAAGTCGATTATCGAAGAGGAAGATAGTGCTTCTATTGAAATCAAACGAAATGAGATTGCTGAGAAGTTTCAATGCGTTCCTTCACAGATTAACTACGTGATTAAAACGCGATTTACAGTCGAGCGTGGCTACGCTGTAGAGTCTAAACGCGGAGGTGGGGGCTACATCCGGATTTATCGCGTGCGTACCAACTCCCGAAAAGACTTACTTGAACAAGCGCTAGAAGTTTTAGAAAGTGAAGCGTCCTCCACTATGGCGGAAGATGTGATTATTCGTTTAATTGAAGAACAAGTCATTACAGAGCGTGAAGCTAAACTGATGCTCGCGGCAGTGGGACGTACAACACTGCGTTATATGTTGCCTGAGCGTGATGCACTGCGATCGCGTATCCTTCGCGCCATGTTAGTTACATTAATATATGAAGAGATAGAATGA